The Blautia hydrogenotrophica DSM 10507 genome window below encodes:
- the treP gene encoding PTS system trehalose-specific EIIBC component, with protein MGKYGNEVKQLLDAIGGKENIQAVSHCMTRMRFVLVDTKKADEKAIEEIACVKGTFTQAGQFQVIIGNDVAIFYNEFTKYAGVEGVSKDAVKAAAKTNQNPLQKIMGALGEIFAPLIPALICGGLILGFRNIIGEINFFNDGTQSLSDISQFWAGTYNFLWLIGEAVFHMLPVGIVWSITKKMGTTQILGIILGLTLVSPQLLNGFSVANTAAADIPIWDFGFAKVQMIGYQGQVIAAMMAGFILVYLEKFFKKHCPEVVSMIVVPFCSLLPAVILAHTVVGPIGWKIGNGIANVVYGGLMSNFGWLFAGVFGLLYAPIVMTGLHHMTNAIDTQLISSYNGTILWPMIALSNIAQGSSVLAMSRLQKKNERAQQVNVPACISCYLGVTEPALFGVNMKYGFPLICGMIGSSIAAMISVKFGVQAVSIGVGGLPGILSIKAQYYLIFLIAMLVAIVVPFVLTTIVGSRKLSAEARGLSEQNVAVEKNEKLSVKPESGDVQADDAMSTENVELKAVLSGKAIPLDDVPDEVFSQHVMGDGLAIEPSDNTVVAPADAEVSVVMEDTGHACGLALAKGMELLIHVGVDTVDMGGDGFELLVKSGDKVRAGDPLIRFDPEKIRAAGHPTTTVIIVTEEGEAGEIQYITGMDVQAGKTTILKAQ; from the coding sequence ATGGGTAAATACGGAAATGAAGTCAAGCAGTTGCTAGATGCAATTGGTGGAAAAGAAAATATCCAGGCCGTTTCACACTGTATGACGAGAATGCGCTTTGTTCTCGTGGATACAAAGAAAGCGGATGAAAAGGCCATCGAAGAGATTGCCTGTGTGAAAGGAACTTTCACACAAGCAGGGCAGTTCCAGGTAATCATTGGAAACGACGTCGCTATCTTTTACAATGAGTTTACCAAATATGCCGGCGTAGAGGGCGTCAGCAAAGATGCGGTGAAAGCTGCTGCGAAGACAAATCAGAATCCTTTGCAGAAGATCATGGGAGCACTGGGGGAGATTTTCGCTCCGCTGATTCCGGCCTTGATTTGTGGCGGTTTGATTTTAGGTTTCCGTAACATTATCGGTGAGATTAACTTTTTCAATGACGGAACTCAAAGTCTGTCCGATATTTCTCAGTTTTGGGCAGGTACCTATAATTTTCTGTGGCTGATTGGTGAGGCAGTGTTCCATATGCTGCCCGTCGGCATTGTGTGGTCGATCACGAAAAAAATGGGGACGACGCAGATTCTTGGTATTATTCTGGGTTTGACCTTAGTCTCCCCTCAGCTGCTCAATGGTTTTTCGGTGGCGAACACCGCTGCCGCGGATATTCCGATTTGGGATTTCGGATTCGCGAAAGTACAGATGATCGGCTATCAGGGCCAGGTGATCGCAGCTATGATGGCCGGATTTATTCTGGTCTATCTGGAAAAATTCTTTAAGAAGCATTGTCCGGAAGTGGTCAGCATGATTGTCGTTCCGTTCTGCTCTTTGTTGCCGGCTGTGATACTTGCGCATACCGTAGTAGGACCAATCGGTTGGAAGATTGGAAACGGCATTGCCAATGTGGTATACGGTGGGTTGATGTCGAATTTTGGATGGCTGTTTGCGGGAGTCTTTGGGCTTTTGTATGCGCCAATTGTTATGACAGGACTTCATCACATGACCAATGCCATTGATACACAGCTTATCAGTTCTTATAATGGAACAATTCTGTGGCCGATGATTGCGCTTTCCAATATTGCGCAGGGTTCCAGTGTGTTGGCGATGTCGAGACTTCAGAAGAAAAACGAGCGTGCACAGCAGGTCAATGTACCGGCATGTATTTCTTGTTACTTAGGCGTTACAGAGCCGGCTTTGTTCGGTGTGAATATGAAATATGGATTTCCTCTGATCTGCGGCATGATAGGTTCTTCCATAGCGGCCATGATTTCAGTCAAATTTGGTGTGCAGGCAGTCAGCATTGGTGTCGGTGGACTTCCAGGAATTTTGTCGATCAAAGCTCAGTACTACTTGATTTTCCTGATCGCAATGTTGGTGGCGATTGTCGTTCCGTTTGTGCTGACTACAATCGTGGGCAGCAGAAAACTTTCCGCTGAGGCGAGAGGTCTGTCTGAACAGAACGTGGCGGTGGAGAAAAACGAAAAGCTGTCCGTAAAACCGGAGAGTGGAGACGTTCAGGCTGACGATGCCATGAGCACGGAAAATGTGGAATTGAAGGCTGTGTTAAGCGGTAAGGCGATTCCACTGGATGATGTGCCTGATGAGGTGTTTTCTCAGCATGTAATGGGAGACGGCTTGGCGATTGAGCCATCAGACAATACCGTGGTGGCCCCGGCAGACGCAGAAGTCAGTGTTGTGATGGAAGATACGGGACATGCGTGTGGATTGGCTTTGGCAAAAGGGATGGAGCTGTTGATTCACGTGGGAGTGGATACGGTAGACATGGGCGGAGATGGTTTTGAATTACTGGTAAAGAGCGGGGACAAGGTTCGCGCAGGAGATCCGCTGATTCGTTTTGACCCGGAGAAAATTCGTGCAGCCGGACATCCCACGACGACGGTTATCATCGTGACAGAAGAAGGAGAGGCAGGAGAGATTCAGTATATTACCGGAATGGATGTTCAGGCAGGAAAGACCACAATTTTGAAGGCACAGTGA